The following are from one region of the Salvia splendens isolate huo1 chromosome 2, SspV2, whole genome shotgun sequence genome:
- the LOC121792895 gene encoding NPC intracellular cholesterol transporter 1-like, which yields MEGERMRGLRRCLLVLTVLLVAAVVESERSGARLLLADSGGQRHSEEYCAMYDICGARSDGKVLNCAIGRPAVKPDELLSAKVQSLCPTITGNVCCTEAQFDTLRTQVQQAIPFLVGCPACLRNFLNLFCELTCSPNQSHFINVTSIAKVGGNSTVNGIDYYIADSFGSGMYESCKEVKFGTMNTRAMEFIGAGAKKFQEWYAFLGRRAGLGVPGSPYAINFLPAAPESVGMKPMNVSTYSCGDTSLGCSCGDCPSSAACSSLGLPTPPKKGSCSVRIGSINAKCIEVGMTILYIVLVSVFLGWGFFHRKRKRSPVSKTKPVINIPNGGVIRRISSQKDENVPMQMLEDVPQMNSGVQLSIVQGYMSKFYRRYGTWVARNPVLVLCSSIGIVLVLCLGLIRFQVETRPEKLWVGPGSRAAKEKQFFDSHLAPFYRIEQLIIATIPDTVNGKAPSIVSDSNINLLFDVQKRVDAIRANFSGSLVSLTDICMKPLGKDCATQSVLQYFKMDAQNYDSFGGIDHVEYCFQHYSSADTCASAFKAPLDPSTALGGFSGNNYSEASAFIVTYPVNNEVNKDGNATKRAEAWEKAFIQLAKEELLPMVQSKNLTLAFSSESSIEEELKRESTADAITIMISYLVMFAYISLTLGDVPRFSSYYISSKILLGLSGVLLVMLSVLGSVGFFSAVGVKSTLIIMEVIPFLVLAVGVDNMCILVQAVKRQQLELPIEGRISNALVEVGPSITLASLAEVLAFAVGSFIPMPACRVFSMFAALAVLLDFLLQVTAFVALIIFDFLRAEDNRIDCFPCIKTSGSNVELEKGGNQQKPGLLVRYMKEIHAPILSVWVIKLLVVCTFGALTLASIALCSRIQPGLEQQIVLPRDSYLQGYFNNITDYLRIGPPLYFVVKDYNYSLESRQTNQLCSISQCDSNSLLNEIARASLVPESSYIAKPAASWLDDFLVWLSPEAFGCCRKFTNASYCPPDDQPPCCASDGGSCGLSSVCSDCTTCFRHSELQNGRPSTAQFREKLPWFLNALPSADCAKGGNGAYTSNVELNGYENGIIQASAFRTYHTPLNKQADYVNSMRAARDFSAKMSHALGIDVFPYAVFYMFFEQYLNIWKTALVNLAIAMAAVFVVCLVITCSVWTSAIILLVLSMIIVDLLGIMAILGIQLNALSVVNLVMSVGIAVEFCVHITHAFLVTSGDRNQRMKEALTTMGASVFSGITLTKLVGVLVLCFSRTEVFVVYYFKMYLALVLLGFLHGLVFLPVILSMFGPPSRCVLIEKQEDRPSTSSHF from the exons ATGGAGGGGGAGAGAATGAGAGGCCTCCGCCGTTGTTTGCTGGTGCTCACG GTATTGTTAGTGGCGGCTGTGGTGGAATCGGAGAGGTCTGGTGCGAGGCTTCTTTTGGCGGATAGTGGCGG ACAGAGACATTCGGAGGAGTACTGCGCCATGTACGACATTTGTGGAGCACGTAGCGATGGCAAAGTGCTGAATTGTGCCATTGGCAGACCTGCAGTCAAG CCAGATGAATTGCTATCAGCAAAGGTTCAAAGCTTGTGTCCTACGATTACTGGAAATGTATGTTGCACGGAAGCACAGTTCGACACTCTGAGGACGCAAGTCCAGCAA GCTATTCCTTTTCTAGTAGGTTGTCCAGCTTGCTTGAGAAATTTCTTGAACCTATTCTGCGAGCTTACATGTTCCCCAAACCAGAGCCATTTTATCAATGTGACTTCTATTGCCAAG GTTGGGGGCAATTCGACGGTTAATGGTATTGATTATTACATAGCTGACTCTTTTGGTTCGGGAATGTATGAATCATGCAAAGAAGTAAAATTTGGCACCATGAACACTCGAGCCATGGAATTCATCGGTGCTGGTGCTAAGAAATTTCAAG AGTGGTATGCGTTTCTTGGTAGACGGGCGGGGCTTGGTGTACCAGGATCACCATATGCTATAAATTTTTTGCCGGCTGCCCCGGAATCAGTGGGAATGAAGCCTATGAATGTGTCCACATATTCATGCGGGGACACTTCATTGGGCTGTTCGTGCGGCGACTGTCCTTCGTCAGCAGCCTGTTCAAGCTTGGGTCTTCCTACTCCTCCCAAGAAAGGTTCCTGTTCAGTGAGAATAGGATCTATAAAT GCAAAGTGCATTGAGGTTGGAATGACAATATTATACATAGTACTTGTTTCTGTGTTTCTTGGATGGGGATTCTTCcacaggaaaaggaaaaggagtcCCGTGTCTAAAACCAAACCTGTGATTAATATCCCAAATGGGGGTGTTATTCGCCGTATAAGCAGTCAGAAGGATGAAAATGTCCCTATGCAG ATGCTCGAGGATGTTCCACAAATGAACAGTGGAGTGCAGCTTTCAATCGTGCAAGGCTACATGTCAAAGTTCTATAG GAGATATGGCACATGGGTGGCCAGAAACCCAGTCCTTGTCCTGTGCTCATCAATCGGTATTGTTCTGGTGCTCTGCTTGGGTCTTATACGCTTCCAAGTAGAGACGAGGCCTGAGAAG TTATGGGTGGGCCCTGGAAGTAGAGCTGCGAAAGAGAAACAATTCTTCGACAGTCATCTTGCTCCCTTTTACCGAATCGAGCAG CTCATAATAGCAACGATCCCGGACACTGTGAATGGGAAAGCACCAAGCATCGTGTCAGATAGCAATATCAACCTGTTGTTCGACGTACAAAAAAGG GTGGATGCGATCAGAGCAAATTTTTCTGGTTCGTTGGTATCTCTTACTGATATTTGCATGAAGCCACTTGGCAAGGATTGTGCCACTCAAAGTGTTCTTCAG TATTTCAAGATGGATGCCCAGAACTATGATAGCTTTGGGGGTATAGATCACGTCGAATATTGTTTCCAG CACTATTCCTCGGCCGACACATGCGCCAGTGCGTTCAAAGCTCCACTTGATCCGAGTACAGCTCTTGGTGGTTTCTCTGGGAATAACTATTCAGAG GCTTCTGCTTTCATAGTGACGTATCCTGTAAACAATGAAGTCAACAAAGATGGGAATGCTACCAAGAGGGCAGAAGCATGGGAGAAAGCTTTCATTCAGCTAGCAAAG GAGGAGCTCTTGCCAATGGTGCAATCAAAGAATTTAACACTTGCCTTTTCTTCAGAGAGTTCTATCGAGGAAGAACTGAAAAGAGAAAGCACAGCAGATGCTATAACTATCATG ATAAGCTATCTCGTAATGTTTGCTTATATATCCTTGACTCTGGGAGATGTTCCTCGTTTCTCTTCCTATTACATCTCCTCCAAG ATATTACTAGGTCTATCAGGCGTTCTGCTCGTCATGCTTTCTGTGCTCGGATCAGTTGGTTTTTTCAGTGCTGTTGGAGTAAAATCTACACTGATAATAATGGAAGTCATCCCCTTTCTTGTTCTGGCT GTTGGGGTGGACAACATGTGCATACTGGTTCAAGCCGTAAAGAGACAGCAATTAGAATTGCCGATTGAGGGACGGATTAGTAACGCACTCGTGGAAGTAGGGCCGTCTATAACACTAGCTAGCCTCGCTGAGGTCTTGGCCTTTGCAGTGGGAAGTTTCATTCCTATGCCTGCTTGCCGCGTCTTCTCAATGTTTGCAG CATTGGCTGTTCTTCTGGATTTCCTTCTTCAAGTTACTGCATTTGTTGCCTTAATCATTTTCGACTTCCTGAGAGCCGAGGATAACAGGATTGACTGTTTTCCATGTATTAAGACATCTGGTTCAAATGTGGAGCTggagaaag GTGGTAATCAGCAGAAACCGGGACTGCTAGTGAGATATATGAAG GAAATTCATGCTCCGATTCTTAGCGTTTGGGTGATTAAACTACTGGTCGTCTGCACTTTTGGCGCACTTACATTGGCAAGCATA GCATTGTGTTCGAGAATACAACCTGGTTTAGAACAGCAAATCGTTCTTCCTCGAGATTCATATCTTCAG GGTTACTTTAACAATATCACGGACTATCTCAGAATCGGTCCTCCACTCTATTTTGTAGTGAAAGACTATAATTACAG tTTAGAATCGAGACAGACGAACCAACTCTGTTCTATCAGCCAGTGTGATTCTAATTCTCTTCTAAATGAG ATAGCTCGAGCTTCGTTAGTGCCAGAATCTAGTTACATAGCTAAACCAGCAGCTTCGTGGCTCGATGACTTTCTCGTTTGGTTGTCTCCTGAAGCTTTCGGATGTTGTAGGAAATTCACTAATGCAAGCTACTGTCCTCCGGATGATCAG cCTCCTTGTTGCGCGTCGGATGGTGGTAGTTGTGGGCTCAGCTCAGTGTGTTCGGACTGTACAACG TGCTTCCGTCACTCGGAGTTGCAAAATGGCCGCCCATCAACTGCACAATTTAGGGAGAAGCTTCCATGGTTCCTTAATGCGTTGCCGTCTGCTGATTGTGCCAAAGGTGGAAATGGGGCATATACAAGCAATGTTGAGCTCAATG GCTACGAGAATGGAATCATTCAAGCATCGGCTTTTAGGACATATCACACACCCCTTAATAAACAG GCTGACTATGTAAACTCGATGAGGGCTGCAAGAGATTTTAGTGCAAAGATGTCTCATGCTTTGGGG ATTGACGTTTTCCCATACGCTGTGTTCTATATGTTCTTCGAGCAGTACCTTAACATATGGAAGACGGCTCTGGTGAATCTCGCTATTGCCATGG CTGCTGTCTTCGTCGTCTGCTTAGTCATCACTTGCAG TGTGTGGACTTCTGCAATAATTCTACTTGTTCTGTCAATGATCATCGTGGATCTTTTG GGAATAATGGCGATCCTAGGTATCCAGCTGAACGCCCTGTCGGTTGTGAACCTCGTGATGTCCGTGGGCATTGCCGTGGAGTTCTGTGTCCATATTACTCATGCTTTCTTG GTGACGAGCGGAGATAGGAATCAGCGGATGAAAGAAGCTCTCACCACGATGGGGGCATCCGTTTTCAG CGGAATCACACTCACGAAGCTAGTCGGAGTGCTCGTTCTTTGCTTCTCGAGGACCGAAGTTTTTGTG GTTTACTACTTCAAAATGTATCTCGCGTTGGTTCTTCTCGGCTTCTTGCACGGCCTCGTCTTTTTACCC GTGATTTTGAGCATGTTTGGTCCTCCATCAAGATGTGTGCTTATAGAGAAGCAAGAAGATCGGCCGTCAACATCATCTCACTTTTAA
- the LOC121766873 gene encoding cyclin-B2-3-like, whose amino-acid sequence MNKMGSDENFPGVIKPSSNAQGGLKAGVGKSAVGVGNNRRALSAINRNIIGAQPYPCAVHKRGVLREKNEAGDKNCVGPVHRPVTRRFASGLAGKEQHSSLEEVKPPVHQASSVTNQPYDCIIIDADDDDDYKNVDDHDVPMFVQHTEAMLEEIDRMDAEVEMEDIDGEDEEPVIDIDSCDKKNPLAVTEYIDDLYTYYKKMESVLPNYMVHQSDINERMRGILIDWLIEVHYKFELMDETLYLTVNLIDRFLALQQVMRKKLQLVGVTAMLIACKYEEVSVPVVEDLVLISDKAYCRKEILDMEKLMVNTLQFNMSLPTPYVFMKRCLKAAQSDNKMELLSFFIIELCLVEYEMLCFPPSMLAAAAVFTAQCTLLGCKQWSKTSEVHTSYTQEQLMECAARMVSFQRKSGTGKLSGVQKKYSTSKYGYVARIKPAEFLIDDE is encoded by the exons atGAACAAGATGGGATCGGATGAGAACTTCCCGGGCGTGATCAAGCCTTCTTCAAACGCTCAAG GGGGGTTGAAGGCTGGAGTTGGAAAATCTGCAGTTGGTGTGGGGAATAACAGAAGGGCATTGAGTGCAATCAATAGAAACATAATTGGAGCTCAGCCTTACCCTTGTGCTGTTCACAAAAGAGGGGTTTTAAGAGA GAAAAACGAGGCCGGTGATAAGAACTGTGTCGGTCCAGTGCATCGTCCTGTTACGAG GAGGTTTGCTTCTGGATTGGCTGGAAAAGAGCAGCATTCCTCACTTGag GAAGTCAAGCCACCAGTTCATCAAGCTAGTTCAGTCACGAACCAGCCCTACGACTGCATCATTATCGAtgcagatgatgatgatgactacAAGAATGTGGATGATCATGATGTGCCAATGTTTGTGCAGCATACAGAGGCTATGCTGGAAGAGATTGATCGAATG GATGCAGAAGTGGAAATGGAAGACATCGATGGCGAGGATGAGGAGCCAGTTATCGATATAGATAGCTGTGATAAGAAAAATCCACTTGCAGTTACTGAATACATCGATGATCTATACACTTACTATAAAAAGATGGAG AGTGTCCTTCCGAACTATATGGTACATCAATCTGATATCAATGAAAGAATGAGAGGTATCCTCATTGACTGGCTGATTGAG GTGCATTACAAGTTCGAATTGATGGACGAGACGCTGTACCTTACTGTGAATCTCATCGATAGATTCTTAGCCCTCCAGCAAGTGATGAGGAAGAAACTGCAGCTTGTTGGTGTGACTGCGATGCTCATTGCTTGCAAATACGAGGAAGTCTCTGTCCCCGTGGTCGAGGATCTTGTTCTGATATCCGACAAAGCTTACTGCAGGAAAGAAATCCTAGACATG GAGAAGTTGATGGTCAATACGTTGCAGTTCAATATGTCGTTGCCAACGCCCTACGTGTTCATGAAGCGCTGCCTGAAAGCCGCCCAATCCGATAACAAG ATGGAGCTTCTGTCCTTCTTCATAATCGAGCTGTGTCTCGTTGAATACGAGATGCTGTGCTTCCCTCCTTCGATGCTAGCAGCTGCTGCTGTCTTCACTGCTCAGTGCACTCTCCTTGGATGCAAGCAATGGAGCAAGACGAGCGAAGTGCACACGAGTTACACTCAAGAACAGCTCAT GGAATGCGCAGCGCGGATGGTGAGTTTCCAGCGGAAGTCGGGGACCGGGAAGCTGAGTGGTGTGCAGAAGAAGTATAGCACTTCCAAATATGGATATGTTGCAAGAATCAAACCTGCTGAATTTCTCATTGATGATGAATGA
- the LOC121766867 gene encoding dolichol-phosphate mannosyltransferase subunit 1, whose product MESKADGNKYSIIVPTYNERLNIALIVYLIFKHLPNVNFEIIVVDDGSPDGTQEIVKQLQGVYGEDRILLRPRAKKLGLGTAYIHGLKHATGNFVVIMDADLSHHPKYLPSFIKKQMETGASIVTGTRYVRGGGVHGWNLMRKLTSRGANVLAQTFLWPGVSDLTGSFRLYKKSVLEDVISSCVSKGYVFQMEMIVRASRKGYHIEEVPITFVDRVYGSSKLGGSEIVEYLKGLLYLLVTT is encoded by the exons ATGGAATCCAAAGCGGATGGGAACAAGTATAGCATCATCGTCCCCACCTACAATGAGCGCCTCAACATCGCTCTTATTGTTTACCTCATCTTCAAGCATCTCCC GAATGTGAATTTTGAGATCATAGTGGTTGATGACGGGAGTCCAGATGGAACTCAGGAAATAGTTAAACAGCTGCAGGGAGTATATGGGGAAGATCGCATA CTGTTGAGACCTAGAGCAAAGAAGCTTGGCTTAG GGACGGCCTACATACACGGTTTGAAACATGCCACTGGAAATTTCGTTGTCATAATGGATGCAGACTTATCACACCAT CCGAAGTACCTGCCAAGCTTTATCAA GAAGCAGATGGAGACAGGTGCGAGCATAGTTACTGGAACTAGGTATGTAAGGGGTGGCGGGGTTCATGGGTGGAACCTGATGCGCAAATTGACGAGCAGGGGAGCCAATGTCCTTGCACAAACATTTCTATGGCCAGGTGTATCCGACTTGACTGGATCATTCAG GCTTTACAAAAAATCTGTGCTTGAAGATGTTATAAGCTCATGTGTGAGTAAGGGGTACGTTTTCCAGATGGAGATGATAGTTAGAGCTTCAAGAAAGGGTTATCACATTGAAGAG GTCCCAATCACATTCGTGGACAGAGTATATGGAAGCTCGAAACTGGGGGGATCGGAAATAGTGGAATATCTCAAGGGGCTTCTGTACCTTTTGGTTACAACATGA
- the LOC121792893 gene encoding catalase-like — protein MDPYKYRPSSAFNLPFMTTNSGAPVWNNNNSFTVGTRGPILLEDYHLVEKLANFDRERIPERVVHARGASAKGFFEVTHDITHLTCADFLRSPGVQTPVIVRFSTVIHERGSPETLRDPRGFAVKFYTREGNFDMVGNNFPVFFIRDGMKFPDMVHALKPNPKSHIQENWRILDFFSHHPESLHMFTFLFDDIGIPQDYRHMEGSGVNTYTLINKAGKVNYVKFHWKPTCGVKSLLEDEAVKVGGTNHSHATQDLYDSIAAGNYPEWKLFIQTIDPDIEDRFDFDPVDVTKTWPEDIIPLQPVGRLVLNKNIDNFFAENEQLAFCPALVVPGIHYSDDKLLQTRIFSYSDTQRHRLGPNYLQLPANAPKSAHHNNHHEGFMNFMHRDEEVNYFPSRYDLTRHAETYPIPPVVLTGKRDRVCIAKENNFKQPGERYRSFTPERQERFIKRWVDALSDPRLTHEIRSIWVSYWNQADKSLGQKLASRLNVRPMM, from the exons ATGGATCCTTACAAG TACCGCCCGTCGAGTGCTTTCAATTTACCTTTTATGACCACGAATTCTGGAGCTCCAGTTTGGAACAACAACAACTCTTTCACTGTTGGAACTAGAg GTCCAATCCTACTTGAAGATTACCATTTGGTGGAGAAACTTGCTAACTTCGATCGCGAAAGGATCCCGGAACGTGTTGTCCATGCCAGAGGTGCCAGTGCTAAGGGCTTTTTCGAGGTCACTCATGATATCACACACCTTACTTGTGCTGATTTCCTTAGATCCCCGGGAGTTCAAACACCTGTTATTGTCCGTTTCTCCACTGTTATCCATGAGCGAGGAAGCCCTGAAACTCTTAGGGACCCCCGAGGGTTTGCCGTGAAGTTCTACACAAGAGAG GGAAACTTCGATATGGTGGGAAACAACTTccctgtcttctttattcgggATGGAATGAAATTCCCTGATATGGTTCATGCGTTGAAACCCAACCCAAAGTCCCACATTCAGGAGAACTGGAGAATCTTGGACTTCTTTTCTCACCATCCTGAGAGTCTGCATATGTTCACATTCCTCTTCGATGATATTGGTATTCCACAAGATTACAGGCATATGGAAGGCTCAGGTGTGAATACCTACACTCTGATCAACAAAGCAGGGAAAGTAAATTATGTGAAGTTCCATTGGAAGCCAACTTGTGGAGTGAAGTCTCTGTTGGAGGACGAGGCTGTCAAAGTTGGAGGCACCAATCACAGCCATGCGACACAGGATCTTTATGACTCTATTGCAGCAGGCAACTACCCCGAGTGGAAACTTTTTATTCAGACCATAGATCCTGATATCGAAGATAGATTCGACTTTGACCCAGTTGATGTTACAAAGACTTGGCCCGAAGACATCATTCCCCTGCAACCTGTTGGCCGTTTGGTGTTGAATAAGAACATTGACAACTTCTTTGCTGAGAATGAACAACTTGCTTTCTGCCCTGCCCTGGTTGTCCCTGGGATCCACTATTCGGATGATAAGCTGCTCCAGACCCGTATCTTTTCCTATTCTGATACTCAGAGACACCGTCTTGGACCAAACTATCTGCAGCTCCCAGCAAATGCTCCCAAGAGTGCCCATCACAACAACCACCATGAAGGTTTCATGAACTTCATGCATAGGGACGAGGAG GTGAACTATTTCCCATCCAGGTATGATCTGACCCGTCATGCTGAGACGTACCCCATCCCTCCTGTGGTGTTGACAGGAAAGCGTGACAGG GTCTGCATTGCGAAGGAGAACAACTTCAAACAACCCGGTGAGAGATACCGTTCCTTCACACCAGAAAG GCAAGAGAGATTCATCAAAAGGTGGGTTGACGCCTTGTCTGACCCCCGTCTCACCCACGAAATCCGAAGCATCTGGGTTTCGTACTGGAATCAG GCTGACAAGTCTCTCGGGCAGAAGCTCGCCTCTCGTCTCAACGTGAGGCCAATGATGTGA